The DNA window GGTTATGGTTGTCATCTTCCTGAAAAAAGTGAAAAGAAAAAAAGCAATAACTAAAGGAGAACTATACTCAGAAGGGAGTAAACCGGAATAGAAAACTATAGTAAGCGGGTAAAAAGGCTTTTTGCCGGACATATTCGCCGGTTTTGCCTTCGTTGATATGACAACTTTGGGAGAGGTAGTCGCTATCGATATAGGCTACACGGGTGGCAATACTGAACTGTTGTGAAGATGCACTGAGATAGTACCGTGTTTTACGGCGGTGTTTGGTGGCATGAATTACTTCGTCAACATCTTCAGGTTCATCTGTATTTAGCTGGGGTGGTAATTTGGCCAGCAGGCTCTCGAGGTAATCTTCACGGGCAGCCTGTATTTTGATTTCCTGCAATAACAGGCGCTGATGGGCAGCAAGCGAGGGTATGACGCCTGTTGTAAGCTGCAGTAGCAGCAGAAAACAGACATACATCCATCGTTTCAGTATGTGCCTTTGTGTGACCATGAGGCACAAAAATAATTTTATTTTTTGATTTGGCTCTCTGCTTATTTGATGGCCGGTTTGAAGGGATGAATAACCACAGCATAAAAAAAGGGTTGGCATATGCCAACCCTACCACTCCGCACAGGATTTAATTGTTAACTATTGTTTGATAGCTTGCATAGCAGCTTTGGCGGCAGCTATGGTAGCATCGAGTTCTTCAGTTGTGAGCGCCTGGGACATGAACCAGCTTTCGAAGGCTGATGGCGGCAGGTATACGCCGCGTTCGAGCATGGCATGGAAGAAACGTTTGAACAGTTCATTGTTGGCAGCGGAAGCGCCGGCAAAGTCAATGATCGGGTATTCGGTGAAGTGTACGCTGAGCATAGAACCCAGGTTGTTGATCTGGTACACAACTCCGGATGCGCCGAATGCTTCGCGCAGGCCGTTTACCAGGTATTCTGCTTTTTCCCGCAGCTGTTCGTAGATGACAGGGTTGTCATTCAGCGTTTGCAGCAGCGTATAACCGGCGATCATTGCGATCGGGTTGCCGCTGAGGGTACCAGCCTGGTATACTTTTCCGGCGGGAGCGAGGTTTTCCATGATGGACTTAGGTCCTGCTACTGCACCTACCGGCATACCGGCGCCGATGATTTTTCCGAAGGTAACGAGGTCGGCACGGATACCGAACAGTTCCTGTGCACCACCACGTGCGAGACGGAAACCGGTCATCACCTCATCAAAGATGAGCAGGATGCCGTTGGCATCGCAGAGCTGGCGCAGTCCTTCCAGGAAGCCTGGCTGGGGCAGGATACAGCCCATATTACCGGCCACCGGTTCTACGATGATGGCGGCGATCTGGTCCGGATTGTCTGCTATCAGCTGTTCTACAGCGGGCAGGTTATTGTAGGGGGCTGTGAGGGTATCATCTGCCACGGTAGCAGTAACACCGGGTACAGACTGGATGCCGAGGGTGGCTACACCACTGCCGGCACTCACGAGAAATGCGTCTGCATGCCCATGGTAACAGCCTTCAAATTTGATGAACTTATTACGTCCGGTATAGCCTCTGGCCAGCCTGATGGCGGTCATACAGGCTTCGGTGCCGGAGTTGACCATACGGACCATATCGATGTTAGGCACCATGCCTACGATGAGTTCCGCGATTTTTATTTCCAGTTCTGTAGGCGCACCAAAGGAAGTAGAGAAAGCAGCATATTCCTGAATGGCCTTTACTACCGGTTCATAAGCGTGTCCCATGATCATGGGGCCCCAGGAGTTGATATAATCGATATACCTGTTGCCATCCACATCGTACATGAAGGGGCCTTTGGCGTGTTGCATAAATACCGGAGTGCCTCCTACGCTTTTGAATGCACGCACGGGAGAGTTAACACCGCCAGGGATGACGTGCTTTGCTTTCCCGAATAACATTTCACTTTTGCTGTAGCTGTACATGAAAGGAAATTATTTAAAATTTACTGAGATAGATATGGGTTGCAAGATACTGAATTAAGCATTCAGCAGTCTTACAGCGTCTTTTGCGAAATAAGTAGCGATCAGGTCGGCGCCGGCACGTTTGATGCTGGTCATGCTTTCCAGGATAGCCTTGTTTTCGTCGAGCCAGCCGTTTTGTGCAGCAGCTTTGATCATGGCATATTCGCCACTCACATGGTAAGCACTCACGGGAACGGTTGTACTGTCTTTGATGATACGCATGATATCGAGGTAGGCCATCGCTGGTTTTACCATCACAATGTCTGCTCCTTCTTCAATGTCCATCAGTGTTTCCTTGATGGCTTCGCGGGAATTGGCGTAGTCCATCTGATAGGTTTTTTTGTCACCGAAACCGGGGGCGGAGTCGAGTGCATCACGGAACGGACCATAGAAGCAGGATGCATATTTGGCGCTGTAAGACATGATACCGGTTTTATCGAAACCATGTTGTTCGAGGATGTTCCGGATAGCGAGGATACGGCCGTCCATCATATCGCTGGGGGCTACGAAATCGGCGCCGGCTTGTGCATGGCTGAGGCTCATACGGGCCAGTACTTCCACGGTAGGGTCGTTAACGATTTCCGTGCCTTCCACGATACCGTCGTGACCGTAGGAGGAATAAGGATCGAGGGCTACGTCTGTCATCACCACCATTTCAGGAATGGCGTTTTTGATGCCACGGATAGCGCGCTGCATCAGTCCCTCAGGGTTTACAGCCTCGGTGCCTTTATTGTCTTTCACGCTGTCGGGTGCTTTCACAAAAAGCAATACACTTTTGATGCCCATGCTCCACAGTTCTTTGGCCTCTTTGATGGTGAGGTCCAACGAATACCGGAAATAGCCGGGCATTGAGCTGATCTCTTCCTTCACATTTTCTCCTTCAGTTACAAACAGGGGAGCGATAAAATCGCTGGGCCTCAAAATTGTTTCTGCTACCATCGCGCGAATGGCGGGGGATACTCTTAAAATTCTGTTTCTTCTGATCATCTGATGTAAGTTTTTGTGTTAGTTATCTTGAGATGATGTTTTGATCATCCTTTATCCTGAACATTGATCCAGTCGCGGGGTTTGAGCCATTCCACCAGCTGAGCCTCAGGGCTGCCGGGCTCCGGATGGAAGTCGTATTCCCAGCGGGCTACCGGCGGGAGGCTCATGAGGATAGACTCGGTGCGGCCGTTGGTTTTGAGTCCGAACAAAGTACCTCTGTCGTGGATCAGGTTAAACTCCACATAACGTCCGCGTCTATACGCCTGCCAGCTGCGATGGGCTTCTGTATAGGGGATGTCTTTTGTTTTCTCCACGATGGGCAGGTAGGCTTTCAGGAAAGCTTTACCATTGGCCTGGGAGAAAGCAAAGAGTTCTTCCGCTGTTTTTTCTGCATTGGGACGGAGGTAGTCATAGAAGATACCGCCGATGCCCCTTGCTTCGTTGTCACGATGTTTGTTGACGAAATATTCGTCGCAATGTTTTTTGTATTTCGGATAGAGGTCTGTTCCGAAAGGATCACTGGCCTCTTTAAAGGTGCGGTGGAAGTGGCTGCCATCCTGTTCTTCGAGGTAGTAGGGCGTGAGGTCTGCGCCGCCGCCAAACCAGCTGTCTTTCAGGTTACCGTCCTGATCATACAGTTCAAAGTAACGGAAGTTGGCATGTACAGTAGGAACAAAAGGATTGAGCGGGTGTATCACGAGGGAGATGCCACAGGCCATGAATTTGCTGTTGGTAACACCAAACTGCTGGGCCATTACTTCGGGCAGGTCGCCGTGTACGACAGAGGTGCTGACACCGCCTTTTTCGAAGACGTTACCGTCGGCGATCACACGGGAGCGGCCACCGCCGCCACCGGGGCGTTCCCAGTGGTCTTCACGGAAAGTGGCTTTGCCGTCTATTTTTTCCAGGGCGCTGCATATTTCATCCTGCAGGTCCCGTATAAAAGTGATAAAATTATTTTTGATGCTCATGGTATTAGCCGTGTGCTTTAACTGTTTCAACAAATGCTTTGGCATGATCTACCGGTACGTTCGGCAGGATACCATGGCCGAGGTTGGCGATATAACGCTGGCGGCCGAAGCCTTTCAGCATTTCCTTCACAGATTTTTCAATTTCAGGGATAGGAGCCAGCAGTTTAGCCGGGTCGAAGTTGCCCTGCAGGGTAATGTTGCTACCTGCAAACTGACGGGCCAGTTCCGGTTTGATACACCAGTCGATACCCAGGCCATGAGCGCCGGTAGCGGCCATATCTTCAAGGGCGAACCAGGCACCTTTGGCGAATACGATTGTAGGGCATATCTCTTTCATGGCAGCCACGATCTGACGGATATACTGGAGGGAGAACACTTCAAAGTCCTGTGGACTGAGCAGGCCGCCCCAGGAATCAAATATCTGTACGGTATCGGCACCGGCAGCCACCTGTGCTTTCAGGTAAGCGATGGAGGTATCGGTGATCATCTGCAGCAGCTGATGGGCTACTGCGGGTTGCTGGTAACAGAAAGCTTTGGCTTCATCAAAAGTTTTGGAGCCTTTGCCCTGTACCATATAGCAGAGCAATGTCCAGGGTGCACCGGCAAAACCGATCAGCGGCACACGGCCAGCCAGGGTTTGTTTGGTGAGCTTCAGGGCATCGAATACATAATGCAGTCTTTCGTGTACATCGGGAACGCATAAACGTTGCAGGTCCTGTGCACTTTTCACCGGCTGTGGCAGCAGCGGGCCTACTTTCTCAATCAGCTGTACTTCCATGCCCATGGCCTGTGGTACTACCAGGATGTCGGAGAAAATGATGGCAGCGTCTACACCTACCTGGTCTACCGGCATAACGGTGATTTCGGTGGCCAGCTCAGGATTTTCGCAGCGTTCAAAGAAACTATATTTATCACGCAGTTTGATGTAATCCGGTAAATAGCGGCCTGCCTGACGCATCATCCATACTGGTGTGCGGGAAACAGTTTCGCCTCTAAGGGCCTTCAGCAATAAATCGTTCTTCAAAGCGCTCATTCGTAGCAGTTAATATTGTTAAAGTAAAATATAGCTGTTTGTACCATGGACTCCTCTCTTGTAAGAGGGCTCATGATGATTTTATTGTTTGTGTAGTCTTCCAGTATGGAAGCAGTGGTGGTGCCGATGGCAAAACAAACGGTTTTGGATGGCAGCTTGTTGACGGAGAAAAAACTTTTCACCGCGCTGGGACTGAAAAACAGTATGCCGTCGTAATCATCGGTTATCACAGCGGGTGTAGACACGTTTTCGTAGATTACAAATTCATGTACGGTGATACCCGCTTTGCGTAAGCCTTCGGGGAGATCGTCCCGACGTTGGTTACCGCAGAAAAAGATCACTTCGGATATATTGCCCAGTGCTATGATAGCTGCTGCAAGGTCTTTACCATAGGAGGCTTCCGCCACTATGGGATTGTCGGGCAGCAGTTGTTGTACCGTCTTTTTGGTGTTTCCGTCGATACAACATATCGGATGAGGGATTATATAATAATCAGCACTCTGGTGAAGGTAATCAGCAAAAGCTTTTACGGCATGTGCGCTGGTGAATACCAGGGCTGTTGCCGGTTTGCCGAATACCTTTATCATGTTTTCTTCTCCCAGCAGGTCTTTATTGACCAGTGGTTTTATCTGAATGAAGTCCAGTACGTCGATGGCAATACCGTTGTCACCAGCTGCAGCGATTAAGCTGTCTGTAAGTGGCCTGGTGCATAATATGCGGTATTTGACATTATCCGGCATTTCTGATCGCTGCTACAATTTCATCACCACCGCGGGCCATGATGTCCTCGGCGGCGGCTTTGCCCAGGTGTTGTGCCTGTGCTACGGTTACTTCGCGGGAGATATCGAGGAACTGAGTGCCATCGAGGCTGCAGAGTTCACCGCGGAAGTGTACGGTATCATTGGTTATCTGAGCGTAAGCGCTGATAGGGGTGGTGCATCCGCCCATCAGGGTACGTAGGAATTCACGTTCTATATGTGTGGAGAGGGCTGTTTCCGCATGGTTAAAAGCGGCACAGGCTTCACGACAGAAGGCATCGTCTTCACGGCATACGGCTACTACGGCGCCTTGTGCAGGTGCCGGCAGCATCCAGTCGAGGTCGATGGAGTTAGCCGGACGTATGTTGATCCTTTCCAGGCCGGCAACGGCGAAGATGGCGCCATCCCAGTTTTCAGCGGCCAGTTTCTGCAGGCGGGTGTTGACATTGCCACGCAGGTTGTGTAACTGGTGCTGTGGGTATTTCCTTAACCACTGTGCTTTGCGGCGTACGCTGCTGGTGGCGATATTGGCCACATAACCAGGCTCGCCGAGGAAGGCAGTACTGTTTTTGTATACCAGCAGATCCTTCACCGGACCGCGTTGCAGCACAGCGGCCTGCACAATTTGTTGAGGCAGCTGGGTGGGCACGTCCTTAAAGGAGTGTACAGCGATATCAATACGGTTGTTGAGCAGTGCGAGGTCAAGGCTTTTGGTGAAGATGCCCTGTACACCTATCTCGTACAGTGGAGTAACGAGATCGATGTCGCCTTCGCTTTTAATGGGCACCAGCGTGGTTTTATAACCCTGTGCGGTGAGCAGGTCGTTGACCTGATGTGCCTGCCAGAGTGCCAGCTGGCTTTCTCTTGTACCTATCCTGATAATTTTGTCCATGATAATTAGTCCTGCTTAACTCCGGTCTCGAAAATATCGTTGATCATAGCGATGTACAGGTCACTCTTATCGGTTTCCTTGCGTACTTTTCCTGCCATGAGGTTGATCATTTTCTGGATGATACGGGAAGACACTTCTTCCATATCTTCCACTTTATAGCCGGAGCCGTTTTTCTGTTGTTGTATTTCGCGGGTGTGGATCTCCTGAAGTTTGTCTTTAACGGCTTTGAGTACAACGGCATGTTTGCGCATTTTGTACCAGTACAGGAATTCAGCCATGTGCTCATCGATGATGGCAAGGGCTTTAGGTACTTCACCCAGCCTGTTTTGCAGGGTTTCGTCCTGTACTTTTGAGAGCTCGTCTACATTCACGAGGGTGACGTGCTCCAGATCACCGACAGCCGATTCCACGTTGAAAGGGATGGAGAGGTCGATGATCAGCTTGGGAGATGATTGATGGAAGTGGGAGGCCAGTACAGTAGGTTCCGGTGCATTGGAAGCTACCAGTACCACATCGGCGGCCTGCATTTCACTTACCATGTTTTCGTAGGGCGCATAACGCAGGCCATGCTGGCCGGCGAAATCAGCGGCTACCTGAAGGGTACGGTTAATGAGGGTGACCTCTTTCACGCCCAGGTATTCAATCATATTCTTGCAGGTGTTGCGGCCTATTTTGCCTACACCCAGTAATACGATTTTTTTATGACGGATATCCGGGCAGTGGCGTTCGAGCATCCGTACGGTGGCGAAGGCCACGGAAACGGTACCTTTACTAAGGCCGGTTTCTGTTTTGATGAGTTTGGAAACCTGCAACACACTGTTGACAAGTCTTTCCAGGAAACTGCCCAGGCATTGCTGCGCTTTGGCAAACTTGGCTGCATTACGGATCTGGCCGATGATTTCATAGTCGCCCAATATCTGGGAGTCGAGGCCGGTACCTACCTGATATAGGTGGCGGATGGCTTCCTCGCCGGATTTGGAATAAGCCAGTTCTCCCAGCTGTGCCCTGTCACCGTGTGTTTCACGGGACAACAAGTCCAGCAGGTCCTGCGGGCTGTCCGCGAAACCGTATAATTCCGTTCTGTTACAAGTGGAGAGTACAAAGAGATCATCTAATTGCACAGTCCTGGCATGCTCCAGGAGTTGTTGGTATTGGGCCGGATTAATGGCGTATAATCCCCTGATAGCAGCGTCTGTTTTCTTATAGTTGATCCCAACGATATGAAAATTTGCTATTTCT is part of the Chitinophaga flava genome and encodes:
- the hemC gene encoding hydroxymethylbilane synthase — encoded protein: MDKIIRIGTRESQLALWQAHQVNDLLTAQGYKTTLVPIKSEGDIDLVTPLYEIGVQGIFTKSLDLALLNNRIDIAVHSFKDVPTQLPQQIVQAAVLQRGPVKDLLVYKNSTAFLGEPGYVANIATSSVRRKAQWLRKYPQHQLHNLRGNVNTRLQKLAAENWDGAIFAVAGLERINIRPANSIDLDWMLPAPAQGAVVAVCREDDAFCREACAAFNHAETALSTHIEREFLRTLMGGCTTPISAYAQITNDTVHFRGELCSLDGTQFLDISREVTVAQAQHLGKAAAEDIMARGGDEIVAAIRNAG
- the hemA gene encoding glutamyl-tRNA reductase, whose amino-acid sequence is MQVSHSKEIANFHIVGINYKKTDAAIRGLYAINPAQYQQLLEHARTVQLDDLFVLSTCNRTELYGFADSPQDLLDLLSRETHGDRAQLGELAYSKSGEEAIRHLYQVGTGLDSQILGDYEIIGQIRNAAKFAKAQQCLGSFLERLVNSVLQVSKLIKTETGLSKGTVSVAFATVRMLERHCPDIRHKKIVLLGVGKIGRNTCKNMIEYLGVKEVTLINRTLQVAADFAGQHGLRYAPYENMVSEMQAADVVLVASNAPEPTVLASHFHQSSPKLIIDLSIPFNVESAVGDLEHVTLVNVDELSKVQDETLQNRLGEVPKALAIIDEHMAEFLYWYKMRKHAVVLKAVKDKLQEIHTREIQQQKNGSGYKVEDMEEVSSRIIQKMINLMAGKVRKETDKSDLYIAMINDIFETGVKQD
- the hemL gene encoding glutamate-1-semialdehyde 2,1-aminomutase, whose product is MYSYSKSEMLFGKAKHVIPGGVNSPVRAFKSVGGTPVFMQHAKGPFMYDVDGNRYIDYINSWGPMIMGHAYEPVVKAIQEYAAFSTSFGAPTELEIKIAELIVGMVPNIDMVRMVNSGTEACMTAIRLARGYTGRNKFIKFEGCYHGHADAFLVSAGSGVATLGIQSVPGVTATVADDTLTAPYNNLPAVEQLIADNPDQIAAIIVEPVAGNMGCILPQPGFLEGLRQLCDANGILLIFDEVMTGFRLARGGAQELFGIRADLVTFGKIIGAGMPVGAVAGPKSIMENLAPAGKVYQAGTLSGNPIAMIAGYTLLQTLNDNPVIYEQLREKAEYLVNGLREAFGASGVVYQINNLGSMLSVHFTEYPIIDFAGASAANNELFKRFFHAMLERGVYLPPSAFESWFMSQALTTEELDATIAAAKAAMQAIKQ
- the hemB gene encoding porphobilinogen synthase; its protein translation is MIRRNRILRVSPAIRAMVAETILRPSDFIAPLFVTEGENVKEEISSMPGYFRYSLDLTIKEAKELWSMGIKSVLLFVKAPDSVKDNKGTEAVNPEGLMQRAIRGIKNAIPEMVVMTDVALDPYSSYGHDGIVEGTEIVNDPTVEVLARMSLSHAQAGADFVAPSDMMDGRILAIRNILEQHGFDKTGIMSYSAKYASCFYGPFRDALDSAPGFGDKKTYQMDYANSREAIKETLMDIEEGADIVMVKPAMAYLDIMRIIKDSTTVPVSAYHVSGEYAMIKAAAQNGWLDENKAILESMTSIKRAGADLIATYFAKDAVRLLNA
- a CDS encoding uroporphyrinogen-III synthase yields the protein MPDNVKYRILCTRPLTDSLIAAAGDNGIAIDVLDFIQIKPLVNKDLLGEENMIKVFGKPATALVFTSAHAVKAFADYLHQSADYYIIPHPICCIDGNTKKTVQQLLPDNPIVAEASYGKDLAAAIIALGNISEVIFFCGNQRRDDLPEGLRKAGITVHEFVIYENVSTPAVITDDYDGILFFSPSAVKSFFSVNKLPSKTVCFAIGTTTASILEDYTNNKIIMSPLTREESMVQTAIFYFNNINCYE
- the hemF gene encoding oxygen-dependent coproporphyrinogen oxidase, with the protein product MSIKNNFITFIRDLQDEICSALEKIDGKATFREDHWERPGGGGGRSRVIADGNVFEKGGVSTSVVHGDLPEVMAQQFGVTNSKFMACGISLVIHPLNPFVPTVHANFRYFELYDQDGNLKDSWFGGGADLTPYYLEEQDGSHFHRTFKEASDPFGTDLYPKYKKHCDEYFVNKHRDNEARGIGGIFYDYLRPNAEKTAEELFAFSQANGKAFLKAYLPIVEKTKDIPYTEAHRSWQAYRRGRYVEFNLIHDRGTLFGLKTNGRTESILMSLPPVARWEYDFHPEPGSPEAQLVEWLKPRDWINVQDKG
- the hemE gene encoding uroporphyrinogen decarboxylase translates to MSALKNDLLLKALRGETVSRTPVWMMRQAGRYLPDYIKLRDKYSFFERCENPELATEITVMPVDQVGVDAAIIFSDILVVPQAMGMEVQLIEKVGPLLPQPVKSAQDLQRLCVPDVHERLHYVFDALKLTKQTLAGRVPLIGFAGAPWTLLCYMVQGKGSKTFDEAKAFCYQQPAVAHQLLQMITDTSIAYLKAQVAAGADTVQIFDSWGGLLSPQDFEVFSLQYIRQIVAAMKEICPTIVFAKGAWFALEDMAATGAHGLGIDWCIKPELARQFAGSNITLQGNFDPAKLLAPIPEIEKSVKEMLKGFGRQRYIANLGHGILPNVPVDHAKAFVETVKAHG